In Lates calcarifer isolate ASB-BC8 linkage group LG21, TLL_Latcal_v3, whole genome shotgun sequence, a single window of DNA contains:
- the mfsd1 gene encoding major facilitator superfamily domain-containing protein 1 isoform X2, whose protein sequence is MPDFEERQSLLGDENEGSFTGRQTARGPDRPMPAICDPSHLLHRVVVLLFMCFLGFGSYFCYDNPAALQTQVIQDLNLNTAKFMQLYAWYSWPNVILCFFGGFLLDRVFGIRLGTIIFSLFVCVGQVIFATGALVNRFWLMELGRFVFGIGGESLAVAQNTYAVNWFKGKELNLVFGLQLSMARLGSTVNMNIMGWVYSRVEDLVGSGHTALGISLMIAAVTCLFSLVCALVLAFLDKRAERILHKEEGKTGEVIKLTDVKDFPFPLWLIFIICVGYYVAIFPFIGLGQVFFIEKFNFSPAEARAVNSIVYIISAPASPVLGFMVDKTGRNVVWVITAVVATLAAHMMLAFTFWNPWIAMSLLGVSYSLLACALWPMVAFVVPEHQLGTAYGFMQSIQNLGLALIAMAAGAILDTRGYLVLEVFFCACICIALIAVVMLYFVDYLRGGDLNQSAAARAKLQKEATSDAE, encoded by the exons ATGCCCGACTTTGAGGAGCGGCAAAGCCTGCTGGGAGATGAGAACGAGGGGTCTTTCACCGGCAGACAGACGGCCAGAGGTCCCGACAGACCGATGCCGGCCATTTGCGACCCCAGCCACCTTCTGCACCGAGTGGTTGTCCTGCTATTCATGTGCTTCCTGGGATTTG GAAGCTACTTCTGTTATGACAACCCGGCTGCACTTCAAACTCAAGTCATCCAG GATCTGAACCTGAACACTGCAAAGTTCATGCAGCTGTATGCCTGGTACTCCTGGCCCAATGTGATTCTCTGCTTCTTTGGGGGATTCCTGCTTGACAGAGTCTTTGGCATCAG GTTGGGAACCatcattttttccctctttgtctgtgttggacag GTAATATTTGCTACTGGAGCTTTGGTAAACCGTTTCTGGCTGATGGAACTTGGGCGTTTTGTATTTGG TATCGGAGGAGAGTCCTTGGCTGTGGCCCAGAACACATATGCAGTCAACTGGTTCAAAGGAAAGGAGCTTAATCTGGTGTTTGGCCTTCAGCTGAGCATGGCTCGACTG GGCAGCACAGTGAACATGAACATTATGGGCTGGGTGTACAGCAGAGTCGAAGACCTTGTTGGCTCTGGACACACCGCACTAGGCATATCACTCATGATAG CTGCTGTAACCTGCCTGTTTTCACTGGTCTGTGCCTTGGTGTTGGCGTTCCTTGacaaaagagcagagaggatcCTCCACAAGGAAGAAGGCAAAACAG GTGAGGTGATTAAGCTGACAGACGTGAAGGATTTCCCCTTCCCCCTGTGGCTCATCTTCATCATTTGTGTGGGCTACTACGTCGCAATTTTCCCCTTTATTGGATTGGGACA GGTGTTTTTCATCGAAAAATTCAACTTTTCCCCGGCTGAAGCCAGAGCTGTCAACAG TATCGTGTACATCATCTCAGCTCCTGCATCTCCAGTTCTGGGCTTTATGGTTGATAAGACTGGGAGGAATGTGGTTTGGGTAATAACTGCCGTGGTTGCCACACTTGCTGCACATATGATGCTGGCTTTCACCTTCTGGAACCCATGGATCGCCATG TCCCTGCTTGGTGTCTCCTACTCCTTACTGGCCTGTGCTCTGTGGCCAATGGTGGCCTTTGTGGTGCCTGAGCATCAGCTGGGGACAGCCTATGGCTT CATGCAGTCGATCCAGAACCTGGGACTAGCTCTCATCGCCATGGCAGCAGGAGCCATCCTAGACACCAGGGGATACCTGGTTTTGGAAGTGTTTTTCTGCGCCTGCATTTGCA TTGCTCTGATTGCAGTGGTGATGCTGTACTTTGTGGATTATCTCCGAG GAGGAGATTTGAACCAATCAGCTGCAGCCAGAGCCAAACTTCAGAAAGAAGCCACTTCAGACGCAGA
- the LOC108900883 gene encoding P2Y purinoceptor 12 — protein MERSATFPPIPGNQSYTNTTCSRDNVLKTVVFPVLYSFLFLVGLLLNSVAVWVFFRIPSRSHFIIYLKNIVVADVIMTFTFPFKVLSDSNMASTGLRIFVCRVSSVLFYLTMYISILFFGLISIDRCRKTLKPFRGTNAARLTRRKLLSGAIWTFLLILCLPNVILTSKTPTSKYFKCSDLKTEAGLFWHEVVNHVCQIIFWGNLVTVIICYTLISKELYRSYTRTKTNRAEGTVCREPSRTTTRAPQKATRKMNANVFLVLAVFFVCFVPFHFARVPYTLSQTRQVFDCKLKLFLFQLKESTLFLSSLNSLLDPLIYFFLCKSFRTTLFKTLRLPPGTCSWLTGRGSDTDTGSTPLKDSSVCT, from the exons ATGGAGAGAAGTGCAACTTTCCCCCCAATCCCTGGCAATCAAAGTTACACCAACACCACTTGTTCCCGTGACAACGTATTGAAGACGGTAGTATTTCCTGTTCTCtactccttcctcttcttggtGGGGCTGTTGCTCAACAGTGTGGCAGTGTGGGTGTTTTTTCGCATCCCCTCACGGTCTCACTTCATCATATACCTGAAGAATATCGTGGTTGCAGATGTCATCATGACCTTCACGTTCCCTTTCAAG GTGTTATCAGACTCCAACATGGCATCCACTGGCCTACGTATATTCGTGTGCCGGGTTTCCTCAGTGCTCTTCTACCTCACCATGTATATCAGCATCCTGTTCTTCGGCCTCATCAGCATCGATCGCTGTAGAAAGACCCTAAAACCCTTCAGGGGGACAAATGCAGCCCGGCTGACCCGTCGGAAGCTCCTTTCAGGTGCCATCTGGACCTTTCTGCTCATCCTGTGTCTGCCCAATGTGATCCTGACATCCAAAACTCCAACTTCTAAATACTTCAAGTGCAGCGACCTAAAGACAGAAGCTGGGCTGTTTTGGCATGAGGTGGTGAATCATGTCTGTCAGATTATTTTCTGGGGCAACCTGGTGACTGTGATAATATGCTACACTCTAATCAGCAAAGAGCTGTACAGATCGTACACCCGCACTAAGACCAACCGCGCTGAGGGGACAGTGTGTCGAGAGCCAAGCAGGACGACAACTCGTGCGCCCCAAAAGGCCACGAGAAAAATGAATGCAAACGTGTTCCTGGTTCTGGCAGTATTCTTTGTGTGCTTTGTGCCGTTTCACTTTGCCCGTGTGCCGTACACCCTAAGCCAGACCCGACAGGTCTTTGATTGTAAACTCAAGCTCTTCTTGTTCCAGCTGAAAGAGAGTACACTTTTCCTCTCATCCCTAAACTCTCTTCTGGACCCGCTCATTTACTTCTTCCTCTGTAAGTCATTCAGGACCACTCTGTTCAAGACCCTGCGGCTACCTCCTGGTACCTGTAGCTGGCTAACAGGGAGAGGGTCAGACACAGATACAGGCAGCACCCCTCTCAAAGATTCCTCTGTCTGTACGTAA
- the LOC108900888 gene encoding P2Y purinoceptor 13-like, producing the protein MPSNQTSHNDSKCDSYYNPTIVPALYFLMFPIALLLNGVAAWVSLHLKSTSTFVVYLKNLVAADVIMTLLIPIKAASDLPGASNLLFSLSCYLSTIFYSTQYTCITFLGFISLDRFFKIMTPQSKFFSQNLTFSKLISGSVWVTQFGGTALPNIILSTESVDNLTAIRTCMELKGRAGLEFHHTIVMLINVFFWIVSVVITVCYICIAKRVIQSFRNSGSNNNQGNQKIKLRVFLVVIVFFVSFAPYHIVRIPYTFEQVNYSSSTPCSPIKGKFAKELSLWLANTNICMDPLLYVFLCREFKEKLMSMMKNVSISFKVASAGKAEATSP; encoded by the coding sequence ATGCCATCGAATCAGACATCTCACAATGATTCCAAGTGTGATTCTTATTATAACCCAACCATTGTACCAGCTCTCTACTTTTTGATGTTCCCCATAGCTTTGTTGCTGAACGGTGTGGCAGCCTGGGTGTCTCTGCACCTCAAGTCCACCTCTACCTTTGTGGTGTACCTGAAAAATCTAGTAGCTGCTGACGTTATTATGACCTTGCTCATTCCAATCAAAGCTGCAAGTGACTTGCCGGGTGCATCAAATTTACTATTTTCTCTGTCGTGTTATTTGAGCACCATTTTCTACAGCACACAGTACACATGTATCACTTTCCTGGGATTTATCAGTCTGGACCGTTTCTTCAAGATCATGACACCTCAGAGCAAATTCTTCAGTCAGAATCTGACTTTTAGCAAACTGATTTCAGGCTCAGTCTGGGTAACACAGTTTGGAGGCACAGCTTTACCAAATATCATTTTAAGTACTGAATCAGTAGACAATTTGACAGCGATCCGCACTTGTATGGAGTTGAAAGGACGGGCTGGACTTGAATTCCATCACACAATTGTGATGTTgataaatgttttcttctgGATCGTCAGCGTGGTCATTACGGTTTGCTACATTTGCATTGCAAAAAGGGTTATCCAGTCTTTTCGAAACTCCGGCAGCAATAATAACCAGGGAAACCAGAAGATTAAGTTGCGTGTTTTTCTGGTagtcattgtgttttttgtatCATTTGCACCGTACCACATTGTCAGGATCCCGTACACTTTTGAACAAGTCAACTATTCCTCCAGTACACCCTGTTCTCCCATAAAAGGGAAGTTTGCCAAGGAACTCAGCCTCTGGCTTGCCAACACTAACATCTGCATGGACCCACTTCTCTATGTCTTTCTATGTCGGGAGTTCAAGGAGAAACTGATGTCtatgatgaaaaatgtttccatctcatTTAAAGTAGCTTCAGCAGGCAAAGCAGAGGCTACTTCACCATAG
- the LOC108900966 gene encoding P2Y purinoceptor 13: MNNTVSNITKCVRDTSITAVVFPCLYSILFVVALILNSLAAWIFFSIPSTSTFVVFLKNVVVADLLMTLTIPLRVLSDADGGFWKLRAFHCRYSAVLFYITMYISILLLGLISLDRYLKIVRPFGKCALQRVRVGQWLSAAVWVVMLSLALPNVILSDQPPRISGGRLKCTSMKSKAGLMWHEGFNYFCQVVFWGTLALMVVCYTFISKKVYESYKASRSRSQAASRRTKAKVFVVVGVFFICFAPFHFARVPYTLTQTGSMVSHCKAQNALFIAKETTLWLSATNVCLDPLIYVFLCKVFRKKLTATLCRKPLHKGTMESPTATSTQLEMSQIHHSNIMSNNGMPQ; the protein is encoded by the exons ATGAACAACACCGTGTCCAACATCACCAAGTGTGTTCGGGATACCAGCATAACAGCTGTGGTTTTCCCCTGTCTATACAGCATCCTCTTTGTAGTTGCCCTAATACTGAATTCCCTGGCTGCATGGATTTTCTTCAGCATCCCCAGCACCTCAACATTTGTGGTCTTTCTAAAAAATGTG GTGGTGGCTGACTTGCTAATGACCTTGACCATTCCTCTGAGAGTTTTAAGTGATGCGGATGGGGGTTTTTGGAAACTACGTGCCTTCCACTGCCGGTACTCTGCGGTTCTCTTCTACATCACCATGTACATCAGCATCCTCTTGCTGGGCCTCATCAGCCTGGACCGCTACCTGAAAATAGTCAGGCCCTTTGGGAAGTGTGCCCTGCAGCGGGTCCGTGTTGGTCAGTGGCTAAGTGCTGCTGTCTGGGTGGTAATGTTATCTTTAGCGCTACCCAACGTTATTCTAAGTGACCAGCCACCACGGATCTCTGGAGGCAGACTGAAGTGCACCTCGATGAAGAGCAAAGCCGGCCTGATGTGGCATGAAGGATTCAACTACTTCTGTCAG GTGGTTTTTTGGGGCACTCTGGCCTTGATGGTGGTTTGCTACACGTTCATCAGCAAGAAGGTTTATGAGTCATACAAGGCCTCTAGGAGCAGATCTCAGGCAGCCAGTCGCAGAACCAAAGCAAAGGTCtttgtggtggtgggggtgttTTTCATCTGCTTTGCCCCGTTCCACTTTGCTCGTGTTCCCTACACTCTGACACAAACCGGCAGCATGGTGAGTCACTGCAAAGCCCAGAACGCACTCTTCATTGCCAAAGAAACCACCCTGTGGCTATCAGCCACTAATGTGTGTCTGGACCCACTTATCTACGTGTTCCTGTGTAAGGTGTTTAGGAAAAAACTGACTGCTACACTCTGCCGTAAGCCACTCCACAAAGGTACCATGGAATCTCCCACAGCAACATCAACTCAACTGGAGATGTCACAAATACATCACAGTAACATAATGTCAAATAATGGGATGCCACAGTAA
- the LOC108900889 gene encoding LOW QUALITY PROTEIN: P2Y purinoceptor 14-like (The sequence of the model RefSeq protein was modified relative to this genomic sequence to represent the inferred CDS: deleted 1 base in 1 codon), with translation MMVANNTSHLSSDCTPHHQVILNEAVSLLFFFLFPAALLLNGVAAWVSLHLHSNSTFIVYLKNLVAADLLMTLTLPTMAASMLPGAAVELKVFACRFSDVIFYCCLYTSIAFMGLISLDRFFKIVRPRGKMLGQNVVFSLALSALVWVMIFGCTAIPTIILTNQDPVNVTGDFCMSLKGSAGLTLHKFVVLYMEILFWLVSMLIVFCYIRITLKVLQSFRNSGSNNSHGKKKTKLRVFSILLVFFVCFVPLHIMRIPFTLHEIFNVDVCTQKWLLIVHSLALWVSTTNACLDPLLYIYLCREYRDKLADMMKARGICVGLFSGANDDVSQ, from the exons ATGATGGTGGCCAACAACACATCACACCTCTCCTCTGACTGCACCCCGCACCACCAAGTGATTCTAAATGAGGCTGTCTcgctcctcttcttcttcttgttccCCGCTGCATTACTGCTCAATGGTGTAGCGGCGTGGGTGTCTTTGCACCTCCACTCCAACTCCACCTTCATTGTGTAT CTTAAAAATCTGGTGGCCGCTGACCTGCTCATGACTCTGACGCTCCCGACGATGGCAGCTAGCATGCTTCCTGGAGCAGCAGTTGAGTTAAAGGTCTTTGCCTGTCGTTTCTCTGATGTCATTTTCTACTGCTGTTTGTATACAAGCATTGCTTTTATGGGTCTCATCAGCCTGGACCGATTCTTCAAAATTGTTAGACCACGTGGAAAGATGCTAGGACAAAATGTGGTGTTCAGTCTTGCATTGTCTGCCTTGGTTTGGGTGATGATATTTGGTTGCACAGCGATTCCAACCATCATTCTAACTAACCAGGATCCTGTTAATGTGACAGGAGATTTCTGTATGTCTCTGAAAGGTTCAGCTGGTTTGACACTTCACAAGTTTGTAGTTTTATATATGGAGATTCTTTTCTGGCTGGTCAGCATGCTGATTGTGTTCTGCTACATCCGCATCACCCTGAAAGTCCTGCAGTCCTTCAGGAACTCTGGGAGCAACAACAGCCATGGGAAGAAGAAAACCAAACTACGAGTCTTCTCGATCCTCCTGGTGTTTTTCGTGTGTTTTGTGCCTCTCCACATAATGCGCATTCCTTTTACACTACACGAAATCTTTAATGTCGATGTCTGTACAcagaagtggctgctgataGTTCATTCATTAGCCCTGTGGGTCTCTACCACGAATGCCTGTCTGGACCCTCTTCTCTACATCTATCTGTGCAGGGAGTACAGAGACAAACTGGCTGACATGATGAAAGCTAGAGGGATCTGTGTTGGGTTATTTTCAGGTGCAAATGATGATGTGTCACAGTAG